The following are encoded in a window of Saccharothrix longispora genomic DNA:
- a CDS encoding DUF2165 domain-containing protein, producing MRLLSRVGSPRAAIAALTGVSALYMTLVVFGNVTDYETNHAFVRHVLAMDTTFGSPNTSWRAITSPALVTAAYVLIIAWEAVTALVLLAALVTWLRRREETARRLSSTGWVMQALLFGGGFIALGGEWFVMWQSKDWNGLAAAFQNFVIAGLGLVLLHSTSPRRG from the coding sequence ATGCGTCTTCTTTCCAGGGTGGGGAGCCCTCGGGCGGCGATCGCGGCCCTGACCGGCGTCAGCGCGCTCTACATGACCCTCGTCGTGTTCGGGAACGTCACCGACTACGAGACCAACCACGCGTTCGTGCGGCACGTCCTCGCGATGGACACCACGTTCGGCTCGCCCAACACCTCGTGGCGCGCCATCACCAGCCCGGCACTGGTCACCGCGGCCTACGTGCTGATCATCGCCTGGGAGGCGGTGACCGCGCTGGTGCTGCTGGCCGCGCTGGTGACGTGGCTGCGCCGCCGCGAGGAGACGGCCCGGCGGCTGTCGTCGACGGGCTGGGTGATGCAGGCGCTGCTGTTCGGCGGCGGGTTCATCGCCCTCGGCGGCGAGTGGTTCGTGATGTGGCAGTCGAAGGACTGGAACGGCCTGGCGGCGGCGTTCCAGAACTTCGTGATCGCCGGCCTCGGCCTGGTCCTGCTGCACTCGACCTCGCCCCGGCGCGGCTGA